From one Coffea eugenioides isolate CCC68of chromosome 11, Ceug_1.0, whole genome shotgun sequence genomic stretch:
- the LOC113752535 gene encoding loricrin-like codes for MGGKGSSSGGNSGGDNGGGNGSSCGSGLSKGGGNGGAGGGYIKAPGDDRSYISRAGFEIEEHLEMDNKGCSKETGAGAAGTGGGNSSGGGTNKGGNNDLIMKAPGGDGAYISRPGFENDPKGYFSDLHAKEKASK; via the exons ATGGGTGGCAAAGGTAGCAGTTCTGGTGGCAACAGCGGTGGAGACAACGGAGGAGGGAACGGAAGTTCTTGTGGCAGTGGTTTGTCTAAGGGCGGAGGCAATGGTGGTGCCGGCGGTGGATATATTAAAGCACCGGGTGATGATAGGTCATATATTTCAAGAGCCGGATTTGAG ATTGAAGAGCATTTGGAGATGGATAACAAGGGCTGCAGCAAAGAAACTGGAGCAGGTGCAGCAGGAACTGGTGGTGGCAATAGCAGTGGTGGTGGGACTAACAAAGGTGGCAACAATGATCTGATCATGAAGGCTCCGGGTGGTGATGGTGCGTATATATCAAGGCCTGGCTTTGAAAACGATCCAAAGGGCTACTTTTCTGACCTGCATGCTAAGGAGAAGGCCAGCAAATGA
- the LOC113751100 gene encoding uncharacterized protein LOC113751100, with protein sequence MASPPASFHKIFIPFPSPKHQKYAPVRSQICRDEGNSANIVDGNLSVLRQRIEAVRMKEKLQTCFRHEKSGWNYKAGYDDTYKRRILLVQSLKVAASVGSTLVLVFFSGSIFIFLYSILIQICIHT encoded by the exons ATGGCTTCCCCTCCAGCTTCTTTTCACAAAATATTCATCCCGTTCCCAAGCCCTAAACATCAAAAGTATGCTCCTGTTAGATCCCAGATATGTCGTGATGAAG GGAACTCAGCAAATATAGTGGACGGAAACCTGAGTGTTCTGAGACAGAGAATTGAGGCGGTGAGGATGAAAGAAAAGCTTCAGACATGCTTCAGACATGAAAAGAGCGGTTGGAACTATAAGGCTGGATATGATGACACGTACAAGAGACGTATTCTGTTGGTCCAATCCTTAAAAGTTGCAGCTTCTGTTGGCAGCACACTTGTCCTTGTCTTCTTCAGTGGCTCTATTTTCATCTTCCTTTACTCTATTCTTATTCAAATTTGTATCcatacttga